AGGGGAGGTTGTTTACACGCCCGACTCCGGAAATGTTGAAATACAACAATACAACACCATCAAAGTACCCCGTTACGGAGAATACTCGGTTGTCCTGTCAGACGGGAGCCGGATAAAATTAAACTCGGAAAGTGAACTTCGTTATCCTGTTGTTTTCACGGGAGAACAGCGAGAGGTGTATTTGAAAGGGGAAGCTTATATGGAGATCTCCAAAGATCAAAAACCGTTTATCGTACACGCGTATGACACCAGAATAAAAGTATACGGGACCTCTTTTGATGTAAACAGCTACAATCCGGATGAAATTCGTATTGTGTTAGTGCAGGGGAAAGTAGGGATTCACCACTCAAAGATGCAAGAAGTAATCCTGTATCCCAATCAGTTGGCACGGGTCTCTGAAAAAGAAGGAATTGTCGTCAAAGAAAATATCAATGTCAATTATTATATCGCTTGGCAGGAGGGATATTTTGCTTTTGAGGAGGAACGCCTCGAAGATATTATGACGACACTTTCACGCTGGTACCGGATGAAAGTAATATTTGAAAATCCACAATTAAAAGATATTCGTTTTACCGCTTCGGTTCAAAAAGAAGAAAACATCAGCAAGCTACTGAATCAATTCGAACTGACCCGTACCGTATCATTCAATATCATTGAAAACCAAATTTTTATAAAGTAATATTTTAAATCAACACAATTTATCAAACTACAGTCAAAAGCTGTCAGTAAAGGGAGTTTTAACACTAATACAAAAGCTATGAAAAATTATCAGTCGGGATTTTATATCCGAAACAATCATTTGAAAATACTCTTTCTGATGATTTGTATGGTGACTCTGGCACTTTCGTTACGAGCCAACGTAACCGCCCAGACAAAAATCAACTTGAACCTTAAAAGTGTCACATTCAATGATTTGTTTCTGGAGATTCAGAAACAAACAAAAATGAATTTCGTTTTTAACGCCGACCAATTGAAAGAAGTAGGCAAAATCGATCTGACAGCAAAAGATGAAAGTATCAATAGTTTATTAGAAAGAGTATTGACTCCGTTCTCTTTCACTTATGTCATAGAAGGAACAACCATTGTTATTGTTCGAAAAGACAAGGAGAACCGGGCACAGGAACAACCGGAAATGATTTCCATTCGAGGTAAAGTTACAGACTCGGACGGCAACGCCCTAATCGGAGCCACGATACGGATAAAAGGTACCGCTATCGGAACGGCAACCGACGTGAACGGCGAATATAAACTAAGCGTACCCACCGAACAGAAAGAATTACTGGTAACTTACATGGGGTATATTGACCAAGTGGTGAAAGTGAACGGAAGAACCGTTATCAACATAATCCTGAAAGAAGACCGCAAGGAAATGGAGGAAGTGGTAGTCACCGGATACCAAAGCGTGAGACGGGAACGTTTGACGGGTAGTACGAAAACAATCACGGCAAGAGAAATGGAAGGGAAAGGGCTAACCTCCGTGGAAGAAGCCTTGAGCAGCACGGTTGCTGGTTTGAACATGATCAGTACCGGCCGACCGGGACAAGACGCCAAGATTCAGATCCGGGGAATCAATTCATTAAACGGAAGCACGGAACCCATTTGGATTGTTGACGGAATGCCCATGCAAGGAGAAATTCCGAATATAAAAATCGGATCAGCCGATTTACAGTCAACGATCTTCACTTCCGGTATCGGGAACTTGTCTCCCAACGATATAAAATCCATCACAGTACTGAAAGATGCAGCAGCCACGGCCATTTACGGAGCCCGGGCAGCCAACGGAGTTATTGTCATAGAAACAAAACAAGGATTAGTCGGGAAAACCCGTTTCAATTTCTCTTTGAATTACGGTATTACAGAACGGCCTGTAAATAATATACACATGATGAATACCGCCCAGAAGATTCAATTCGAACGGGAGTTTGCCACAGATGAAGCCTCCTGGTTATATGAACCCGGGCAGGTGATGAACATTTTAAGAATGAGAGACATGGGGAAATACACGACCGAGGAAGCCGAAGCGAAAATTGCCGAACTGGGAAAAATTGACACGGACTGGTTTAAAGAGATATTCAGAACAGCCATCTCCCAGCAATATAATTTCAGCATGTCCGGAGGTTCTGAAAAAACACAACATTACACTTCCGTAAATTACCTGACGGAAGAAGGTACTGTTCCCAATAACACATACAGCCGTTTAGGAATGAGCAGCAAGATCACCCATTCCCCTTCCGAAAAGATTCGGATTACCGGAGGTTTGAGCGTAACTTATAAAAAGGACCAGATAACAGCCAGCTTGGTAAATCCGTTGGAATACGCCATGTATGCCAATCCTTACGAACGTCTCTATAATCCGGACGGTTCTTATGCATCCGATATTACTTACGCCCCGAATTCAAGTTCATTACATCCCGGTTTACAGTGGTCTACTTTCAATATTATGAAAGAAATCAAAGAGAACACCCAAAACACCCGGTATATCGATGCAGATATTTCGATGAAAGTGGAATGGGAGATTATCAAAGGGTTAATGTTTACCACACATGGTATTTATAACGTCAATTCCAACCATGACCGGACGGTGGAAGGTCCCGGAACCTACACGAATTACAAGAACAATTGGTATCAAAGCATGCTCGGTTGGTCCGGTGAAATGGATCCGGATATGGCGCAAGGTTCTTTGCGGGAAAGCACTTCCTACTCGAATAGTTACACGCTAAAAAATACTTTATCCTATTCAAAAGATTTCTTGGATACCCATTTTTTGAATTTATTCATCGGTCAGGAGGTTATGGAACGACAAAGTAAATCTTTCTATAACTATTCCCCGATATTCGATGAGGAACACAACATCATCGGATTTCCCGAACTAACAGGCATAGCACAATCGGACATCAATTTATTGGAATTAGGAAATACGGGCAAAGAAGTTTCCCGTTTGTCTTCCTTCTATGCCAATCTGTCCTATTCATACAAGGATCGTTATATAGTAACCGGGTCCATGCGTTATGACGGTTCGGATGTAATCGGAAATAAAAATCAGTTTACTCCTTTATGGAATGTAGCTTTACGGTGGAATGTACACAAAGAACGTTTCTTGGAAACAGTATCATGGATAAACATGTTATCATTCCGGGGCGGTTTCGGTTATACCGGAAGTATCGATAAAAATGCCCTTCCTTTTCTGGTTTATACTTTAAATAAAAATATAAAATACGACGGTCAACTTGTTCCCCAATCATTCACTTACCCGAATCCCAATATCAAATGGCAGACCAAAAGAGATATGAATGTCGGTTTAGACCTGTCATTATTCGATTACCGGGTAGAGTTGAACTTGAACTATTATTACAATATTACCCGTGATGTACTGGATAAAAAACACTTGGCAATTTCTTCCGGACGAGAGGAAGCAACAGCCAACGTGGCGAACCTGCACAATAAGGGTATTGAAATTGACTTGGGTATAACTTTATTGAAAATGAAAAAATTGCAATGGTTTGCCAATTTCAATATAGCCTACAATAAAAATACGGTAAAAGATACTTACTACAAAAGCGTGGATGACCTACCCACAAAAATTTCCCAGGAAGAAGGACACCAATTTGTCGAAGACAAACCGGCAGGAGGCTGGTACGGTTACCGGGTAGCAGGAATAAACCCCATGACCGGGACTACACTGGTACATAAGAATAGCAACGACGCTACTTATGACATGGCGACTAATTTCTACGATATTCCCGGAGACATGGTAAGTTACTTGGGAGACTCCAATCCACATTATGTAGGAGGCTTCTCCACGACAGTAAATTTCAGGCAATTTGTATTCTCCGCCAATTTTGAATTCAAAACAGGCCACATGATCCGTTCGTTCAACACGTTTAAAGACCCGGACAGCCAGAACCGGCACGTAAATGATTTAAATCGCTGGCGGAAACCCGGAGACATCACCAATGTTCCCCGTCTGACTCAATTGAAAGGACTCTATACTTTCTATATGTTCGATTGGGGATTGGAAAAAGGAGACTATCTGAAGT
The window above is part of the Butyricimonas paravirosa genome. Proteins encoded here:
- a CDS encoding FecR family protein gives rise to the protein MDLYLKARKLAQERAQQIIDGIKPDEYFVENDECKETIYLLSDPEQRTILLKKFDQNEKQKAVASLRSYIRWKRRRRIIRNSSKIAAILVLVIGIAITFYSPSPTNLQTREPDGYLTPGKPQATLILANGQEIKLDRELELKEKNTAILNKKSGEVVYTPDSGNVEIQQYNTIKVPRYGEYSVVLSDGSRIKLNSESELRYPVVFTGEQREVYLKGEAYMEISKDQKPFIVHAYDTRIKVYGTSFDVNSYNPDEIRIVLVQGKVGIHHSKMQEVILYPNQLARVSEKEGIVVKENINVNYYIAWQEGYFAFEEERLEDIMTTLSRWYRMKVIFENPQLKDIRFTASVQKEENISKLLNQFELTRTVSFNIIENQIFIK
- a CDS encoding SusC/RagA family TonB-linked outer membrane protein, with protein sequence MKNYQSGFYIRNNHLKILFLMICMVTLALSLRANVTAQTKINLNLKSVTFNDLFLEIQKQTKMNFVFNADQLKEVGKIDLTAKDESINSLLERVLTPFSFTYVIEGTTIVIVRKDKENRAQEQPEMISIRGKVTDSDGNALIGATIRIKGTAIGTATDVNGEYKLSVPTEQKELLVTYMGYIDQVVKVNGRTVINIILKEDRKEMEEVVVTGYQSVRRERLTGSTKTITAREMEGKGLTSVEEALSSTVAGLNMISTGRPGQDAKIQIRGINSLNGSTEPIWIVDGMPMQGEIPNIKIGSADLQSTIFTSGIGNLSPNDIKSITVLKDAAATAIYGARAANGVIVIETKQGLVGKTRFNFSLNYGITERPVNNIHMMNTAQKIQFEREFATDEASWLYEPGQVMNILRMRDMGKYTTEEAEAKIAELGKIDTDWFKEIFRTAISQQYNFSMSGGSEKTQHYTSVNYLTEEGTVPNNTYSRLGMSSKITHSPSEKIRITGGLSVTYKKDQITASLVNPLEYAMYANPYERLYNPDGSYASDITYAPNSSSLHPGLQWSTFNIMKEIKENTQNTRYIDADISMKVEWEIIKGLMFTTHGIYNVNSNHDRTVEGPGTYTNYKNNWYQSMLGWSGEMDPDMAQGSLRESTSYSNSYTLKNTLSYSKDFLDTHFLNLFIGQEVMERQSKSFYNYSPIFDEEHNIIGFPELTGIAQSDINLLELGNTGKEVSRLSSFYANLSYSYKDRYIVTGSMRYDGSDVIGNKNQFTPLWNVALRWNVHKERFLETVSWINMLSFRGGFGYTGSIDKNALPFLVYTLNKNIKYDGQLVPQSFTYPNPNIKWQTKRDMNVGLDLSLFDYRVELNLNYYYNITRDVLDKKHLAISSGREEATANVANLHNKGIEIDLGITLLKMKKLQWFANFNIAYNKNTVKDTYYKSVDDLPTKISQEEGHQFVEDKPAGGWYGYRVAGINPMTGTTLVHKNSNDATYDMATNFYDIPGDMVSYLGDSNPHYVGGFSTTVNFRQFVFSANFEFKTGHMIRSFNTFKDPDSQNRHVNDLNRWRKPGDITNVPRLTQLKGLYTFYMFDWGLEKGDYLKCGYVSLGYNLPLEWLEKIGFNSARLSFTAKDLFTITSYKGIDPLLMGEFGYPNSRKYTFTLNFGF